Proteins from a genomic interval of Debaryomyces hansenii CBS767 chromosome E complete sequence:
- a CDS encoding DEHA2E13266p (similar to ca|CA2064|IPF13024 Candida albicans IPF13024 unknown function), producing MEFPYRKRQRIPASCSVCRKRKSKCDRIKPICGSCKKKSIAHLCYYESDKVELSPNDTNSMNYGGMGPIKANSPGEPTQSGHPFPGTNGISGSYQYGPNGKPVNNEGFIPPISQYGASGNVPNASDRLYAVGNAPHMNPQQHNNHQQKPQSQPNPTGQHQVHQSVHQPHQPHQPFTQNHTSPIHQGMQPPPQPPQQQQQQQQTQPQLPQQSPSQYFPRQNSVDRSIPNYNVPHQFYQNNGSPSSLPFPSGSFNTASSAQTSRPSVDSSMDQQSEPGASPPHLVTISIGPNSTLQVDPNDRIDVFSNASFSFSVEGSLLQQQGPLSYIGLTKSDPFLKFIRNYAITLFKSGSMSQFIESKSMKRRKKKNTSANSPSAKNSKKNDGFKAKVDTVSTNSDSLQENVRSQKVGGRNPFKLDGVEKKYTNTNDDAAENNKDEQTIEEGEEEEGEDGAEESDVVVEDGLIVTKIKVKDAYTNTSEDNVKTPRILQVLPGLKSLYQGNKIKQDYFELTGEAIIGILPEKKNMFMLFCRFFKYVYPFIPIVDENSLIIDINHVLPERFPTLKAEERYKKIEIKNQNDLVILGIVLLVIRLGYMSSIHNDETNNGLNEDERNMIADMQKINPQEYINVVNLCIPEEQSSQKSSFKLMQCLTLVYFYRSVAPDDCLGLGGTDSQILFGTIMKHAFAIGLNRDPTKYVAHENISKNASLTKSWRALWHHLVSYDAMNAIHSGTVLNVQNLDMSDVQYPNFDSKTGKVEETLFNIRLICESYRSLCNLISNVQIKPKVVDILAETNKLERLFFNFFGKDFFKDCICQPAKPSVNLQSPMDNSISSAGHEEAFLKVIMYIAFVQLRTNLSCMYYKIAIFYENEHTKSNDSSMSAGFELFKIYIKSVVQLNYIMSYVVDNSVDVFGRNFDYILTANNEKYMVKTHAFLTSFFIRLMHHKKVLATRLETEKDGCNINTSLKLEVTGTLFKMVLLEAELYVGNFRKLSKNYINSYRLYVMTYFVLKQCMEDPDVIFERSMNHAQFYHDGTNMIEFLSTAELQHLVKLCEEFKIAKDEQEKIHKRKETLSPDSVRTYPTPMNYLNQMKSVDSEYSDFTQSSQNPSSTVQSSPVDADSSTMGAMNAIPGFDNPNMQNEDLLKLFEIYADTDQAQW from the coding sequence ATGGAATTTCCTTATAGAAAGCGGCAGAGAATACCAGCATCATGCTCAGTCTGTAGAAAACGAAAATCAAAGTGTGATAGAATAAAGCCAATCTGTGGATCATGTAAAAAGAAGTCGATTGCACATCTTTGCTACTACGAATCAGATAAAGTTGAATTAAGCCCTAATGATACTAATAGTATGAATTATGGGGGAATGGGGCCTATAAAAGCAAATTCTCCTGGTGAGCCTACTCAAAGTGGGCATCCATTCCCGGGTACGAATGGTATACTGGGGTCATATCAGTATGGACCCAATGGCAAGCCCGtcaataatgaaggatTCATTCCACCTATACTGCAATATGGTGCTTCTGGCAATGTACCAAATGCGTCAGACCGTTTGTATGCTGTGGGAAATGCTCCTCACATGAACCCTCAACAACATaataatcatcaacaaaaacCTCAAAGTCAACCGAATCCTACGGGTCAACATCAAGTACACCAATCTGTACATCAACCACATCAACCACATCAACCTTTCACTCAGAACCACACCAGTCCAATTCATCAAGGAATGCAACCACCACCACAACCACcacagcagcagcagcagcagcagcagaCACAACCGCAATTACCCCAACAACTGCCGCTGCAATATTTTCCTAGACAAAACCTGGTTGATCGTTCAATACCAAATTACAATGTACCTCATCAGttctatcaaaataatggaaGTCCATCATCGCTACCTTTCCCTAGTGGCAGTTTTAATACAGCGAGCAGTGCTCAGACAAGTAGACCAAGTGTGGATAGTAGTATGGATCAGCAACTGGAGCCTGGTGCTTCCCCTCCACATTTAGTTACAATTTCTATTGGTCCGAATTCAACATTACAAGTTGACCCAAATGATAGAATTGATGTGTTTTCCAATGCAAGTTTTTCCTTTCTGGTTGAAGGGTCTTTGTTACAACAGCAGGGTCCATTATCTTATATTGGGTTGACTAAGAGTGATCCGTTTTTGAAGTTTATCCGAAACTATGCCATTACATTATTCAAGTCCGGCAGTATGTCACAGTTTATAGAAAGCAAATCAATGAAGCGGagaaaaaagaaaaacACTAGTGCAAATTCACCTAGTGCTAAGAATTCGAAGAAAAACGATGGATTTAAAGCCAAAGTTGACACTGTTTCTACTAATTCCGATTCATTACAAGAGAATGTAAGATCGCAAAAAGTTGGAGGCAGGAATCCCTTTAAATTAGATGGGGTTGAGAAAAAGTACACTAATACTAATGACGACGCCGcagaaaataataaggatGAACAAACAATAGAAGAGGGcgaagaggaagaaggtgaagatGGTGCAGAAGAATCGGATGTGGTAGTTGAGGATGGTCTCATAGTTACCAAAATTAAAGTAAAGGACGCATATACGAATACTTCAGAAGATAACGTAAAGACACCTAGGATACTACAAGTACTACCTGGGTTGAAATCACTATACCAAGGTAATAAAATAAAGCAGGATTATTTTGAGCTTACAGGTGAAGCTATAATTGGGATTTTACCGgagaaaaagaatatgTTCATGCTTTTTTGtagattttttaaatacGTATACCCATTTATTCCTATTGTGGACGAAAACAGTTTGATTATTGATATAAATCATGTGTTGCCTGAAAGGTTCCCTACCTTGAAAGCGGAAGAACGttacaaaaaaattgaaataaaaaatcaGAACGATTTGGTTATTTTAGGAATCGTCTTACTAGTCATTAGATTGGGATATATGAGTTCGATTCATAATGACGAAACAAATAATGGattaaatgaagatgaaagaAACATGATCGCTGATATGCAAAAAATTAACCCTCAAGAATACATTAATGTTGTCAATCTCTGCATTCCGGAAGAACAAAGTTCTCAAAAGAGCTCGTTCAAGTTAATGCAGTGCTTGACTCTCGTGTATTTTTATAGACTGGTGGCTCCAGATGATTGTCTTGGTTTAGGTGGGACTGACTcccaaattctttttggaACCATAATGAAACACGCTTTTGCAATTGGCTTGAACAGAGATCCTACTAAATATGTCGCCCATGAGAATATCAGTAAGAATGCTCTGTTAACTAAGTCATGGAGGGCTCTATGGCATCATCTAGTGTCTTATGATGCCATGAATGCGATACATTCAGGAACCGTGTTGAATGTTCAAAATTTAGATATGAGTGATGTTCAATATCCTAACTTTGATAGCAAGACTGGAAAAGTAGAGGAAACGTTGTTTAATATTAGACTCATATGTGAATCATACAGAAGCCTTTGCAACTTGATATCAAATGTGCAAATCAAACCTAAAgttgttgatattttggcagaaacaaataaattggaaaggctattcttcaacttttttGGGAAGGATTTCTTTAAGGACTGTATCTGTCAACCAGCTAAGCCTTCCGTCAACTTACAATCACCGATGGACAATAGCATTTCTAGCGCAGGGCACGAAGAAGCTTTCTTGAAGGTTATTATGTATATTGCTTTTGTGCAATTAAGAACCAACTTATCTTGCATGTACTATAAAATTGCCATTttttatgaaaatgaacatacaaaatcaaatgattcaTCAATGAGTGCAGggtttgaattatttaagaTTTACATTAAAAGTGTTGTTCAATTGAACTATATTATGTCTTATGTTGTTGACAATTCTGTGGATGTGTTTGGACGTAActttgattatattttgaCTGCCAATAATGAGAAGTATATGGTAAAAACTCACGCATTTTTAACGTCGTTTTTTATAAGATTAATGCATCATAAGAAGGTTTTGGCAACTAGACTTGAAACTGAGAAAGATGGATGCAATATAAATACTAGCTTAAAGTTGGAAGTGACTGGTACATTGTTCAAAATGGTTCTTCTTGAAGCTGAGCTATATGTTGGCAATTTCAGAAAACTAAGCAAAAATTACATTAATTCTTACAGGCTTTATGTCATGACATATTTTGTGTTGAAACAATGTATGGAAGATCCTGATGTAATCTTCGAAAGGTCTATGAATCACGCTCAATTTTATCATGATGGCACTAATATGATAGAATTCCTTTCAACTGCAGAGTTACAACATTTGGTCAAGTTATGcgaagaatttaaaattgcGAAAGATGAACAGGAGAAAATTCATAAACGCAAGGAAACCTTAAGTCCTGATTCTGTTAGAACTTATCCAACTCCTATGAATTACTTGAATCAGATGAAGAGCGTTGATTCTGAGTATAGTGACTTTACCCAAAGTAGTCAAAACCCCTCGTCTACAGTTCAATCATCTCCAGTTGACGCTGACAGCTCAACAATGGGTGCGATGAATGCAATTCCTGGTTTTGATAACCCTAATATGCAAAATGAAGATCTCTTGAaactatttgaaatttatgCAGATACAGATCAAGCCCAGTGGTAA